Genomic DNA from Armatimonadota bacterium:
TGTCATGCGGCTCTGAAGTGGCAGGGCGCATCCAGAGCCAGCAGTGCCGGGCGCGTCGCCGGGACGATGCAGCGCGCTGCTTCTTGGCCTATCTCCATCGTTGACACCCACCAGGTTGCAGGCAGCCCCTCGACCCGGAAGGTCACCAGCGGTGACGCCCCGTTGCTCCACGCGACCAACGCCGCGTCCTCGGCTATGGGGTCGGGGCGGGACATGTTCCCGACTATTATAGACGCAAAGCCGGGCGGAAACTTACGGGGCTTCTCCCATGGTGGGACAAGCGTCTCGCTTGTCCGCTGGCCTGGCCAGGCGAGACGCCTGGCCTACCGATTACGGCGCGGTGGTGCCCGGCTCACTCCGCCCCGGCCGAATCCCGCCTTTGTGCCGCGCCTGCGCGACCAAAGCTGTTCCCAATCTGTTACACTCCGTGGGGAATCCATCGCGCATGGGGAGGCGTGGAGACAAGGGCGTGATGAATCACGCCCCTACACCGGAATTCACGGAGCTTATGGAGGCGAAATCATGGCGGAGCATGACTACCAGTACGTCATCATCGGCGGCGGGCCGGCCGGCGCGGCGGCGATCGAAGGGATCAGGGAACGTGACCACGATGGTCGCATCCTGCTGGTCGGCGCGGAAAAGCATTTGCCCTATGACCGCCCCCCGCTGTCGAAGAAGTTGTGGTTCGGCAAGAAGCAGGTCGCGGACATCTTCCTCCACGACCAGGCGTTCTATGCCGCCAACTCGACCGACCTCGCCCTCGGCGTCCGCGTGGTCGGCCTCGATCCGCAGCGCAAGACGATCACCGACGACCAGGGCGACCTCCACCATTACCACAAGCTGCTGCTGGCCACGGGCGGCATCCCGCGCACCCTTGGCATCCCGGGGGGCGACCTGGAGGGCGTCTGCTACTACCGCTACCTGGACGATTACCTGACAACCCGCGCGCGGGCGACGGCGGCCAAGTCGGCGGTGGTCATCGGCGGCGGCTTCATCGGCTCGGAGATGGCGGCGGCGCTCAGCCTCAACCAGGTGGAGGTGACGATGGTCTTCCCGGAGCAATGCCTGGTGGCGCGCGTGTTCCCGGAAACCCTGGGGCGGTCGCTCCAGCAAACCTACATCGAGCGCGGGATCACCGTCCTGTCGGGAGACGTGCCTACCGCTATCGAGCGGCATGATGACGCCCTCATCGTCGCCACCCGCGGCGGCCGGCGCCTGCGGGCCGACATCGTCATCGCCGGCATCGGCATCGCGCCCGCGAGCGAGCTGGCGGCGGGGGCGGGGCTGACCCTCGACGACGGGATTGTGGTTGACGAATACCTGCGCACCTCGGCCCCCGATATCCATGCCGCCGGCGACAACGCGTTCTTCCCCTACCAGGTGTTGGGGCAGCGCACGCGCGTCGAACACTGGGATAACGCGGTCAACCAGGGCAAGCAGGCGGGGCGCAACCTGGCGGGGGCGCAGGAGGCGTTCACCTACATGCCGTACTTCTTCTCCGACCTCTTCGATTTCGGCTACGAGGCCGTCGGCGAGGTGGACGCCCGACTGGAGACCTTCGCCGATTGGCGGCAGGAGAACGACACGGGCGTCATCTATTACCTGCGGGAGGGGCAGGTGCGAGGGGCGATGATGTGCAACGTGTGGGACCAGGTGGAGGCGGCGCGGGAGCTGATTCGCGGCGGCCGGCGGATGACCGCGGAGGACCTGCGCGGCGCCATCAAGTAAGGGCGCGCGGGACGGCGCCGACGGGAGGACGTGATGGACTTGGCGGAGCAGGAATGTCATCCGGTGGCGGCGACGACCCCGCCCCTGTCGCGGCCGGAGGCGGAGAAGCTGGCCCAGGAGATCCCGCAGTGGACGCTGAAGGAGGGGGTGATCGAGCGCGAGTTCACCCTCGACGATTTCGAGGAGGCGATGGAATTCGTTAACGGCGTCGCCGAGATCGTGCAGGAGCAGGACCACCACCCCGACATCTACATCGCCTACAACCAGGTGCGGCTGGAGTTCTCGACGCACAAGATCGGCGGGCTGTCCCGCAACGATTTCATCATGGCGGCCAGGGTGGACGAGCTGGCGTAGGGCCCCGAGCGGTTCTAAGGGGGCGTTCGAGTCTGGTTAGCGTGCGGACAGAAACCCCTCTCCCTTCGAGGGAGAGGTCGGCGAGCCCGCGGCGAGCCGAGTGAGGGTTGCCCGCCGTAGGCGGGGTCGTCCGCCATGGGCGGGATAGGTTTGGTGCGGCAGGCGTCTCGCCTGCCGATCGTTTCGCAGCCGAGACGGCTGCACTACCACTCCACCCCGACCTCAGTCATCCCCCTTGAACTTGTCCGCCTGCGGCGGGGGGGGAGGGGTGAGCTTGGATAGTTCCCGCTTTTCGCTCACACCCGTCTGAGCCGGCGTGGACGCAAGCGGGTACTTGCGCAAGGGCGGTTGCGTGGCCCTTCTTGTGTTTCCGGAGGGCATCTCCTCGGCAGGGATCCCCACGGCGTCGTCGAACTAGATCCTGCCCGCAAGATTGCCTAGCGCGGAACAATGGTAAGCCCAGATGCGCGAGAGCCTTCTGCACTACGGCGACGACCTCGACACTTCGCACTCTTGCGTCGGCGGTTGCTCACTTCCACTATCTCAGCATCGTTCATCCTCGCGAGTCACGGCACAGATGGCAGTCAGCAGGAAGACCATGGTCTGAGGCAGAGAAGCGCGTGGCAGATGTGGGGCTGAGGGTTCCATGCACTCCGACGATCAGGTATTCGGCTGGTTAGTGTTCATCGCCTGGGCCGCCTCCCTGGTTGTGCCTGGGATTCTCCTTGTCTTCCTCTGGCGCGGCGCGAGCGCCCTGAGTCGGTTGGCGGCGCTCCAAGTCCGGCGACGGAGAAGGGGGCGCGAATCTCGGTCACCTAGTGCGTAGAAGGATCCCCGCTGCGCGGACACATGCATGTAGTGGCGGCGCACGTCGCATGATGCGGCTGTGACGTAACGCTGGCGCGGCGAGTGAAAAATCCCCCATCCGGAGTGCCCCCATGATGGGTGTCTTGGCCTGCGGCTCGGAGTGATCTCACGCGCCCCGCGCCTGTCGCCAGTGGACTTGCCCTGGCAAGCTGATGATATGAATGCGCAATCCCTGCGCGGCATGACCGCGCTCATCACCGGGGCGGCCCGGCGCCTCGGCCGCGCGACCGCGCTCGCGCTGGCCGACGAGGGCGTCAACATCGTCATTCACCATCGCGCCTCCGCCGCCGAGGCACGCGACCTGCAGCGAGAGCTGGAGGCCCGCGGCGTGCGCGCGTGGCCGCTGGAGGCCGACCTCGGCCATCCCCGCCAGTGCGACGCCCTGGTCCCGCGCGCGCTCGAGGCCGCCGGCGCGCTCGAAATCCTGGTCAACAACGCCGCGGCCTTCCCCGCCGACACCGTGGACGACCTCACCCGCGAGCGCCTGCTGGAGATGGTGGAGGTCAACGCCTGGGCGCCGTTCGCGCTGGGGCGGTCGTTCGCGCGAGCGGTGAAACGCGGGGTCGTCATCAACTTCCTCGACACCCGGCTCAGAGGTTATGACCCGGCGCACGTCGCATACATCATGAGCAAGCACCTGCTGGAGCGGTTCACGCGCACGATGGCGCTGGAGTTCGCCCCCGGGGTGCGGGTCAACGCGGTGGCGCCGGGGCTGATCCTGCCGCCCGCGGGCAAGGACGAAACCTACCTCGACCGGCTGGCGGCCCGGGTGCCGCTTCAGCGCCACGGCGAGCCGGAGCAGGTCGCCGCCGCCGTCGTCTTCCTCGCCCAGAGCGAGTTCATCACCGGCCAGGTCCTCTACGTTGACGGCGGCCGGCACCTGGCGGAGTACCGCTATGGACCGCATCCTGATTGAGGACCTGGTCGCGCGCTGCGTGCTCGGCGTCAGCGCCCAGGAGCGCCGCGAGAAGCAGGAGGTCGTCATCAACCTCGCGCTCGCGACGGATACCCGCACCGCGGGCAAGAGCGACCGCTTCGCGGACGCGGTGGACTACCGCGCGATCAAGAAGCGCGTCTTGGCCGCAGTCGAGGAATCGCAGTTCCACCTGGTCGAGGCGCTGGCGCAGCGGGTCGCGGAGATCTGTCTCGACCACCCCGGCGTGCGCGAGGCGCAGGTGACGGTGAGCAAGCCGTCGGCGCTGCGTTTCGCGCGCAGCGTCGGCGTCCGCATCACGCGCTGCCGGGGGTAGCGGCGATGGCGCGCGCGTTCATCGGCATCGGCTCCAATATCGCCCCCGAGCGGAACCTGCGCGCCGCGCTGCGCCGGCTCGCCCGCGACGCGCGCGTGATGGGTGTTTCGACGGTCTATCGCACGGCGCCGGTGGGCCGCCCCGAGCAGCCGCCGTTCTATAACTGCGTGGTCGAGATCGAGACCGGGTTGGCGCCGGCGCAGGTGCGGAGCGCCTTGCGCGGCATCGAGCAGGAACTGGGCCGCCGCCGCGGCGCCGACCGGTACGCGCCGCGCGCCATAGACCTGGACCTGCTGCTGTACGATGACCTGGTGATGGCGAACGCCGAGCTGGTGCTGCCGGATCCGCAAATCGCGCAGCGCCCGTTCCTGGCGCTGCCGCTGTACGAGCTGGCGCCGGAGCTGGTGCTGCCCGATAGCGGGGATCCCATTCGGGAGGTCGCCGCCGCCATGGCAGCCCACGACATGCAGCCGCTGCCGGAGTACACGCGGCTTCTGCGAGAGGGTATCGCCCATGAATCGTGACAAGGTCGAGCGACTGGTGAGAGAGCTGCTGGCCGAAATCGGCGAGGACCCCGAGCGCGAGGGCCTGGTCAAGACCCCGCGGCGCGTCGCCGCCGCGCTCGAGTTCTTGACCGCGGGCTATGGCGCCGACCTCAAGACCATCATCGCCGGCGCGGTCTTCACCCAGCAGACCAACAACATGGTCATCCTGCGCGACATCGAGCTCTACAGCCTGTGCGAGCACCACCTGCTGCCGTTCTTCGGGCGCTGCCACATCGGCTACATCGCCCGCGGCAAGGTCTTCGGCATCAGCAAGCTGGCGCGGCTGGTGGACGCCTACGCGCGGCGGCTGCAGATCCAGGAGCGCCTGACCGAGCAGGTCGCACGGGCGGTGATGGAGGGCATCGGCGCCGAGGGCGTGGGCGTCATCATCGAGGCGCGGCACCTGTGCATGATGATGCGCGGGGTGGAGAAGCAGAACTCGCTGATGATCACCTCCTCGGTGCTGGGGAGCTTCCACGACTCCGCCGCCACCCGCAGTGAGTTCATGTCGCTCATCGGCAGAGCCCATATCTGACCGCAGCGGGGCGCCGCCCCGCCGCCTATATCTATTCATCACCATCCGGGGAAGCGAGGACCCATGAGACCCGATCAAGCGCAACTCGATGAACGCTGCATCAATACCATTCGCTTTCTCGCCGTGGACGCCGTGGAGAAGGCTAACTCCGGTCACCCGGGGGCGCCCATGGGAGTAGCGCCGGTGGCCTATACCCTGTGGGACCGCTTCCTGAAGTACAACCCCCGCAACCCCGATTGGCCGGACCGCGACCGCTTCGTCCTGTCCATGGGCCATGCCTCGATGCTGATCTACTCGCTGCTGCACCTGACCGGCTACGACCTGTCCCTGGACGACCTCAAGCAGTTCCGCCAGTGGAAGAGCAGGACCCCCGGGCATTCCGAGTACGGCCCCACCCCCGGCGTCGAGGTCACCACCGGCCCCCTGGGCCAGGGCTTCGGGCACGCCGTCGGCATGGCCATCGCCGAGCGCTGGCTCGCCTGCCGCTACAATCGGCCCGGTCACGAGATCATCAACCATCACACTTATGTCCTCGCCTCCGACGGCGACATGGAGGAGGGCGTCTCCAGCGAGGCCGCGAGTCTGGCCGGCACCCTGCGCCTGGGCAAGCTCATCGTCCTCTACGACGACAACGACATTTCCATCGAGGGCGACACCGGCATCGCCTTCCGCGAGGACGTGGGCGCGCGCTTCGCGGCCTACGGCTGGCAGGTGTTGGGGCCGCTCGACGGCAATGACCTGGCGGCGGTGGAAGCGGCGATCCGTGAGGCGCAGGCGCAAGCCGAGCGGCCGTCGCTGGTCGTGTGCCGCACCGTCATCGGCTACGGCAGCCCCCAGCAGGGCACGGCCAAGGTCCACGGCGAGCCCCTGGGCGCCGACGGCGTGAAGGCGGCGAAGGACACCCTCGGCTGGCCGCAGGAGCCGGCCTTCCTGGTGCCGGAGGAGGTGGCGGCCCACATGGGCCGGGCGGTGGTGCGCGGCGAAGCGGCCGAGCAGGAATGGCGGCGGCGCCTGACCGCATACCGCGACGCCTACCCGGAGCCGGCCGCGCAGATCGAGCGGCAGTTGCAGGGTGAGCTGCCTGATGGGTGGGACTCGGACCTGGAGGGTCTTTTCCCGCCGGGTACCAAGCCCATCGCCACCCGCAGCGCCTCGGGCAAGGTCATCAACGCGCTGGCGCCGCGGGTCCCGGCGTTGATCGGCGGCTCCGCCGACTTGGCCCCCAGCACCAAGACGCTGATGGACGGCGAAGGGGACTTCAGCCCCGAGGATCACTGCGGGCGCAACCTGCACTTCGGGGTGCGCGAGCACGCCATGGGCTCCATCGCCGGGGGCATGGCGCGCCACGGGGGAACCATCCCCTATACCGCCACCTTCCTCATCTTCTCCGACTACATGCGCCCGCCCATGCGCCTGGCGGCGCTGATGGGGGTGCGCGTCGTGTACGTCTTCACCCACGACAGCATCGGCCTCGGCGAGGACGGACCCACCCACCAGCCGGTCGAGCAGTTGATGGGCCTGCGCACCGTGCCCAACCTGACGGTGATCCGCCCCGCCGACGCCACCGAGACCGCCGAGGCCTGGCGCGCCGCGTTGCACAACACCTCGGGGCCGACCGCGCTCGCGCTGACGCGGCAGAACGTGGCGGTGCTCGATCGCACTCGCTTCGCCCCGGCGGCGGGCTTGCAGCGCGGGGGATACACGCTGTGGCAGTCCGCCGATGGCCAACCGGAGGTCATCCTTATCGGCACCGGCTCCGAGGTGCACATCGCCCTGCAGGCGGGGGAAGACCTGGCAGCCGAAGGTATCCGCGCGCGCGTGGTATCCCTGCCCAGTTGGGAGCTGTTCGACCGCCAGCCGGAGAGCTACCGCGAGCGCGTGCTGCCGGCGGCGGTGCGGGCGCGGGTGGCGGTGGAGGCGGGCGTCACCCTGGGATGGGAGCGCTACGTCGGCCTGGAGGGCGCGGTCATCGGGGTGGACCGCTTCGGCGCCAGCGCGCCCTACGAGGCCATCTATCAGCATTTCGGCATTACGGCGCAGGCGGTGGCGGCGGCGGCCAAGTCGCTGCTGGGTGGCACCGGCTCTTAGCCTGTGACCTCAGGGCCGAGCCTGTCAACCGGGGGGAACGGGAGAATGAACCTCGACCGTGACGAGTTGAAGCGGCAGGCGGCGGAGCGCGCCGTCGAGTATGTGGAGCCGGGGATGGTGGTGGGGCTGGGCCACGGCAGCACCGCCGCGTGGGCGGCGCGGCGGCTGGCGGAGCTGCTGCGTGCGGGCAAGCTGCGCGATATCCTGGGGGTGCCGTGCTCGTCCCAGGTCGAGCAGGAGGCGCGCGCGCTTGGCCTCCCCTTGACCTCGCTCGACGACCACCCCGAGGTGGACTTGACGATTGACGGCGCCGACGAGGTGGACCCGCACCTGAACCTCATCAAGGGCGG
This window encodes:
- a CDS encoding FAD-dependent oxidoreductase, with amino-acid sequence MAEHDYQYVIIGGGPAGAAAIEGIRERDHDGRILLVGAEKHLPYDRPPLSKKLWFGKKQVADIFLHDQAFYAANSTDLALGVRVVGLDPQRKTITDDQGDLHHYHKLLLATGGIPRTLGIPGGDLEGVCYYRYLDDYLTTRARATAAKSAVVIGGGFIGSEMAAALSLNQVEVTMVFPEQCLVARVFPETLGRSLQQTYIERGITVLSGDVPTAIERHDDALIVATRGGRRLRADIVIAGIGIAPASELAAGAGLTLDDGIVVDEYLRTSAPDIHAAGDNAFFPYQVLGQRTRVEHWDNAVNQGKQAGRNLAGAQEAFTYMPYFFSDLFDFGYEAVGEVDARLETFADWRQENDTGVIYYLREGQVRGAMMCNVWDQVEAARELIRGGRRMTAEDLRGAIK
- a CDS encoding 4a-hydroxytetrahydrobiopterin dehydratase, whose translation is MDLAEQECHPVAATTPPLSRPEAEKLAQEIPQWTLKEGVIEREFTLDDFEEAMEFVNGVAEIVQEQDHHPDIYIAYNQVRLEFSTHKIGGLSRNDFIMAARVDELA
- a CDS encoding SDR family oxidoreductase; the encoded protein is MNAQSLRGMTALITGAARRLGRATALALADEGVNIVIHHRASAAEARDLQRELEARGVRAWPLEADLGHPRQCDALVPRALEAAGALEILVNNAAAFPADTVDDLTRERLLEMVEVNAWAPFALGRSFARAVKRGVVINFLDTRLRGYDPAHVAYIMSKHLLERFTRTMALEFAPGVRVNAVAPGLILPPAGKDETYLDRLAARVPLQRHGEPEQVAAAVVFLAQSEFITGQVLYVDGGRHLAEYRYGPHPD
- the folB gene encoding dihydroneopterin aldolase; protein product: MDRILIEDLVARCVLGVSAQERREKQEVVINLALATDTRTAGKSDRFADAVDYRAIKKRVLAAVEESQFHLVEALAQRVAEICLDHPGVREAQVTVSKPSALRFARSVGVRITRCRG
- the folK gene encoding 2-amino-4-hydroxy-6-hydroxymethyldihydropteridine diphosphokinase, which codes for MARAFIGIGSNIAPERNLRAALRRLARDARVMGVSTVYRTAPVGRPEQPPFYNCVVEIETGLAPAQVRSALRGIEQELGRRRGADRYAPRAIDLDLLLYDDLVMANAELVLPDPQIAQRPFLALPLYELAPELVLPDSGDPIREVAAAMAAHDMQPLPEYTRLLREGIAHES
- the folE gene encoding GTP cyclohydrolase I FolE, coding for MNRDKVERLVRELLAEIGEDPEREGLVKTPRRVAAALEFLTAGYGADLKTIIAGAVFTQQTNNMVILRDIELYSLCEHHLLPFFGRCHIGYIARGKVFGISKLARLVDAYARRLQIQERLTEQVARAVMEGIGAEGVGVIIEARHLCMMMRGVEKQNSLMITSSVLGSFHDSAATRSEFMSLIGRAHI
- the tkt gene encoding transketolase is translated as MRPDQAQLDERCINTIRFLAVDAVEKANSGHPGAPMGVAPVAYTLWDRFLKYNPRNPDWPDRDRFVLSMGHASMLIYSLLHLTGYDLSLDDLKQFRQWKSRTPGHSEYGPTPGVEVTTGPLGQGFGHAVGMAIAERWLACRYNRPGHEIINHHTYVLASDGDMEEGVSSEAASLAGTLRLGKLIVLYDDNDISIEGDTGIAFREDVGARFAAYGWQVLGPLDGNDLAAVEAAIREAQAQAERPSLVVCRTVIGYGSPQQGTAKVHGEPLGADGVKAAKDTLGWPQEPAFLVPEEVAAHMGRAVVRGEAAEQEWRRRLTAYRDAYPEPAAQIERQLQGELPDGWDSDLEGLFPPGTKPIATRSASGKVINALAPRVPALIGGSADLAPSTKTLMDGEGDFSPEDHCGRNLHFGVREHAMGSIAGGMARHGGTIPYTATFLIFSDYMRPPMRLAALMGVRVVYVFTHDSIGLGEDGPTHQPVEQLMGLRTVPNLTVIRPADATETAEAWRAALHNTSGPTALALTRQNVAVLDRTRFAPAAGLQRGGYTLWQSADGQPEVILIGTGSEVHIALQAGEDLAAEGIRARVVSLPSWELFDRQPESYRERVLPAAVRARVAVEAGVTLGWERYVGLEGAVIGVDRFGASAPYEAIYQHFGITAQAVAAAAKSLLGGTGS